In the Larimichthys crocea isolate SSNF chromosome XXI, L_crocea_2.0, whole genome shotgun sequence genome, one interval contains:
- the LOC104940484 gene encoding kelch domain-containing protein 10: MSSAEHDGTFSLLNKFEKLSWRPCVRDSGTKKRARWLQTRRIFSPSCPNLRIPNRFLREGHCVPPARSGHRCVADSANLYVFGGYNPDFEEAGGSENEDYPLFRELWRFHFATATWQQVRTEGYMPTELASMSTVLHGNNLLVFGGTGIPFGENNGNDVHVCNVQYKRWNLLNCRGKKPNKIYGQAMIIINGYLYVFGGTTGYLYSTDLHRLDLTTREWTHLKPNNAPSDLPEERYRHELAHDGQRIYILGGGTSWTSYSLDKIHAYNLETNYWEEIVTKPHGKIGYPAARRCHSCVQVKDEVFICGGYNGELILSDLWKINLQTFQWIKLPAVMPEPAYFHCAAVTPAGCMYVHGGVVNMSGNRRTGSLYKVWLVVPSLLELTWEKLLKTFPHVAQLSTLQLLSLGLTHTLIQRLK; the protein is encoded by the exons ATGTCGTCGGCCGAACACGACGGAACCTTCAGTCTGCTCAACAAGTTTGAGAAACTGTCGTGGAGGCCCTGCGTCCGCGACTCAG GCACCAAGAAGCGAGCACGGTGGCTGCAGACTCGGCGCATCTTCTCCCCATCATGCCCCAACCTGAGGATCCCCAACAGGTTCCTGAGAGAAG GACACTGTGTACCCCCCGCCCGGAGCGGACACCGCTGTGTCGCAGATAGTGCCAACCTGTACGTTTTTGGAGGTTACAACCCAGACTTTGAGGAGGCGGGAGGGTCAGAAAATGAAGATTACCCTCTTTTTAGGGAGCTTTGGCGATTTCATTTTGCCACAGCCACCTGGCAGCAGGTCCGCACAGAGGGTTACATGCCCACAGAGCTGGCCTCTATGTCAA ctgtTTTACATGGCAACAACCTGCTTGTGTTTGGCGGCACTGGGATACCATTTGGTGAAAACAATGGCAATGACGTCCACGTCTGTAATGTTCAGTATAAACGATGGAACCTGCTCAACTGCAGGGGGAAGAAACCCAACAAGATCTACGGACAG GCGATGATCATCATAAACGGCTACCTCTATGTGTTTGGAGGGACAACAGGATACCTTTATAGTACTGACCTGCACAGGCTGGACCTGACGACCAGAGAGTGGACCCATCTCAAACCCAACAACGCTCCCTCAGATCTGCCTGAGGAGAG GTACAGACATGAACTAGCTCATGATGGACAGAGAATATACATTTTAGGAGGTGGGACTTCATGGACTTCATATTCCCTGGACAAG aTTCACGCCTATAACTTGGAGACAAATTACTGGGAGGAAATAGTCACCAAACCTCATGGAAAAATAG GTTATCCTGCTGCCCGTCGGTGTCACAGCTGTGTGCAGGTCAAAGATG AGGTGTTTATATGTGGGGGTTATAACGGAGAGCTGATCCTGTCCGACCTGTGGAAGATCAACCTGCAGACTTTTCAGTGGATCAAGCTGCCCGccgtcatgccagaaccagcCTACTTTCACTGTGCTGCGGTCACCCCG GCCGGCTGCATGTACGTCCATGGCGGTGTCGTCAACATGTCTGGGAACAGAAGGACTGGCTCTCTGTACAAAGTGTGGTTGGTGGTGCCCAGCCTGCTAGAACTGACCTGGGAGAAACTGCTGAAAACTTTCCCCCACGTAGCCCAGCTGTCCACCctccagctgctgagcctgggactcacacacacactaattcaGCGCCTAAAATAG
- the LOC104940440 gene encoding putative cation exchanger C521.04c, producing MSLSSTQSSDTNSRRRRPAEHTQDPSWEHDAHTCQNHEPIHDQLCGSLQRNSTDTPSSYPSVCPALCTTKCIPAHACPSHHGCDDSWVEIQSKRTIRAENEVEANKLVNNYRFGFRKWKSHVTERPFEVRSEVVKELYSELNVIKPHSGRLISCGNIAYVILFGWWISLAYFLVGLLMFITIIGVPFGKLCWKLCCYFLWPFGKSIHEIGNTLRRCCEQAPDCECNIEGMEDNSPVLLPSPTEVPVPEWPGRPLRTPYWRRFSTYVWLLLGYPPLVVIHSLACFFSWILVFTIPVSKMNARTLGVILLLAPEDVSVSTCSQRKHQGYETRALLCCYHAVNWYYYKYTVDGINVFAVNLLPLVIVAMVIGYIDRENQYASSEVKFAIAIGSIIPLSYYIGMGIASISAQSNFAVGAVVNASFGSITELTFYITALLRGHQAGNPCLQEVVKAALTGTLLGCILFIPGICMIIGGLRHSEQTFNSRSTGVSSPLLFISVGGVFAPTLFSKAYGNLVCDACTNSTGGKSQSNASGPFVCHNCHYELNNGTLFHNHVEPLVYTVSALLPVAYIIGLIFTLKTHSHIYDIHVGEGQVSGHHGAVVHWSRWRSLVILIMATVLTSACADLVTEHIQPILNQPNISQYFIGVTVLAMVPEIPEIVNGIQFALQNNISLSLEVGICIAVQVCMLQIPILVFFNAFYDVGFVLLFSDLHLWASIFSVILVNYIFMDGKSDYFQGTALVVVYLILLALYYFAPSPAGC from the exons ATGTCTCTGTCATCCACACAGAGCTCAGACACGAACAGCCGGAGGAGGAGACcggctgaacacacacaag atCCTTCATGGGAGCATGATGCCCACACATGTCAGAATCATGAACCGATTCATGACCAACTGTGTGGAAGTCTGCAACGAAATTCAACAGACACTCCATCTTCATATCCTTCTGTATGTCCTGCACTGTGCACAACAAAATGCATACCTGCACATGCAT GTCCGAGCCATCACGGCTGCGATGACAGCTGGGTGGAGATccaaagcaaaagaaccatCAGAGCAGAGAACGAAGTGGAAGCCAACAAACTGGTCAACAACTACAGG tttggtTTTAGAAAATGGAAGAGCCATGTGACTGAGCGTCCGTTTGAAGTCCGGTCAGAGGTCGTGAAAGAGCTCTACTCTGAACTGAATGTCATTAAACCGCATTCAG GTCGTCTCATCTCGTGTGGAAATATAGCGTACGTGATTCTCTTCGGTTGGTGGATCTCTCTGGCTTATTTCCTAGTTGGCCTGCTTATGTTCATCACTATCATTGGTGTACCATTTG GAAAACTGTGCTGGAAGTTGTGCTGCTACTTCCTGTGGCCATTCGGCAAGTCAATCCACGAG ATTGGAAATACATTAAGAAGATGTTGTGAGCAAGCACCAGACTGTGAGTGTAACATCGAGGGAATGGAGGATAACTCGCCAGTTCTGTTGCCTTCACCCACTGAAGTGCCAGTCCCAGAGTGGCCAGGACGACCTCTGCGCACTCCCTACTGG CGTCGCTTCTCCACCTATGTGTGGCTGCTACTGGGATATCCCCCTCTGGTGGTCATCCACTCTCTGGCCTGCTTCTTCTCCTGGATTCTGGTCTTTACCATCCCTGTTTCCAAGATGAACGCACGGACTCTGGGCGTCATTCTTCTCTTGGCTCCTGAGGATGTCTCTGTCTCTACCTGCTCACAGAGGAAG CATCAAGGCTATGAGACCAGGGCACTGCTGTGCTGCTACCACGCTGTAAACTGGTACTACTACAAGTACACAGTTGATGGGATCAATGTGTTTGCTGTCA ACCTGCTCCCTCTAGTGATAGTTGCCATGGTAATTGGATACATTGACAGAGAAAACCAGTACGCCAGCTCTGAGGTCAAGTTTGCCATAGCAATCGGCTCCATCATACCTCTGTCTTATTATATTGGTATGGGCATAGCCAG TATCTCAGCTCAGAGTAACTTTGCTGTGGGTGCGGTGGTGAACGCCAGCTTCGGTTCCATCACAGAGTTGACCTTTTACATCACCGCCTTGCTCAGAGGTCACCAGGCGGGAAACCCGTGTCTGCAGGAGGTTGTCAAGGCAGCACTGACTGGCACGCTGCTCGGATGCATCCTCTTCATCCCT gGTATCTGCATGATAATTGGAGGGCTGAGACATAGTGAGCAAACATTCAACAGTCGCTCTACCGGAGTGAGCTCACCGCTGCTTTTCATCTCTGTAGGAG GTGTGTTTGCCCCCACACTGTTCTCCAAGGCTTATGGAAATCTGGTGTGTGACGCCTGCACCAACTCCACTGGAGGAAAAAGCCAGAGCAACGCCAGCGGACCATTTGTCTGCCACAACTGCCACTACGAGCTG AACAATGGCACATTGTTCCACAACCATGTTGA GCCACTGGTGTACACGGTGTCTGCCCTCTTACCTGTTGCCTACATCATTGGTCTGATATTTACACTGAAGACGCACTCCCACATTTATGACATCCATGTTGGAGAAGGACAGG TGTCTGGCCACCATGGAGCAGTGGTCCACTGGTCACGGTGGAGGTCTCTGGTCATTCTCATCATGGCCACCGTGCTCACATCTGCTTGTGCCGATCTCGTCACCGAGCACATCCAGCCCATACTAAACCAGCCTAACATCTCTCAG TATTTCATTGGGGTGACAGTTCTCGCGATGGTTCCGGAAATCCCAGAGATTGTTAATGGAATCCAGTTTGCACTCCAAAACAACATCAGTCTGAG cTTGGAGGTGGGAATCTGTATCGCTGTTCAGGTCTGCATGCTACAGATTCCAATCCTGGTCTTTTTTAATGCTTTCTAT GACGTGGGATTTGTGCTGTTATTCAGTGACCTGCACCTGTGGGCCAGTATCTTCAGTGTGATTCTCGTGAACTACATCTTCATGGACGGAAAGTCTGATTATTTTCAGG GCACAGCTCTGGTGGTCGTCTACCTTATTCTCCTGGCTCTGTATTACTTTGCTCCGTCTCCAGCAGGCTGCTGA